A genomic window from Limibacillus sp. includes:
- a CDS encoding elongation factor Tu: VAMEVELIAPIAMDEGLRFAIREGGRTVGAGVVSSIVQ; this comes from the coding sequence ACGTCGCCATGGAGGTCGAGCTGATCGCCCCCATCGCCATGGACGAGGGCCTGCGCTTCGCCATCCGCGAAGGCGGACGCACCGTCGGCGCCGGCGTCGTCTCCTCGATCGTGCAGTAA